The following proteins are encoded in a genomic region of Hymenobacter siberiensis:
- a CDS encoding M13 family metallopeptidase has translation MISTSLARRLSLAVLGLSSLSATVAAAQATTSQKGVGITIANIDPSVKPCEDFFHYASGNWLKSNPIPAAESRWGSFNELADHNNATLRAILNDAAKNAPKAAKGSNAQKVGDFYASAMDSAAIEAAGLKYLQPHLNRIAAIKDLGEMQRFLADPKAHTGSVWYGMGVGQDDKISTQYAVQFGQGGLSLPDRDYYLKDDARSKAIRTAYDTYLVNTFKMLGDNEATAKANAATVQRIETRLAKASKARVDLRDPYANYNKMTLAEAAAAYPNLALPLTLKEEGLGAAKEVIIGQPEFLKEVSAMLKDEPIADQKQYLRFHLVTSVVPALPKAFGDEGFKFSQVLSGAKKQQPRWKRMLGSTDRALGEAFGQLYVDKAFSPAAKARAKQMIENLRTAYGERIKATDWMSAATKTEALKKLNAFTVKIGYPDKWKDYSALTIGRESYLNNILAAREWASKDEISHFGKPIDRNEWGMTPPTVNAYYNPPMNEIVFPAGILQPPFYDPKADDAVNYGGIGAVIGHEMTHGFDDQGRQYNSEGNLKDWWTKEDADKFNAKAAIVGKQYDAFSPLDSVHVNGKLTMGENLADLGGLTIAYQAFEKTPQAKAQAKIDGFTPEQRFFLAYAQIWRTNARPEYLRQQVQVDPHSPAQFRTNGPLMNMPEFYKAFGCQDGNKMMRASADRSKIW, from the coding sequence ATGATTTCAACTTCTCTTGCGCGGCGGCTAAGTCTGGCCGTGCTCGGTTTGAGCAGCCTGTCGGCCACTGTTGCGGCAGCACAGGCCACCACGTCCCAGAAGGGCGTTGGCATCACCATTGCCAACATCGACCCGTCGGTCAAGCCTTGCGAGGACTTCTTTCATTACGCTTCGGGCAACTGGCTGAAAAGCAACCCGATTCCGGCGGCAGAGTCGCGCTGGGGCTCGTTCAATGAGCTGGCCGACCACAATAACGCCACGCTGCGCGCCATCCTGAACGATGCCGCTAAGAATGCGCCCAAAGCTGCCAAAGGCTCGAACGCCCAGAAAGTGGGCGACTTCTACGCCTCGGCCATGGACTCGGCCGCCATCGAAGCGGCTGGCCTGAAATACCTGCAGCCCCACCTGAACCGCATTGCGGCCATCAAGGATTTGGGCGAAATGCAGCGCTTCCTCGCCGACCCCAAAGCCCATACCGGCAGCGTGTGGTACGGCATGGGCGTGGGGCAGGACGACAAAATCAGCACCCAGTACGCCGTGCAGTTCGGCCAGGGCGGCCTTTCGCTGCCCGACCGCGACTACTACCTGAAGGACGACGCCCGCTCGAAAGCCATTCGCACGGCCTACGATACTTATCTGGTGAACACCTTCAAGATGCTCGGCGACAACGAGGCTACGGCCAAGGCCAACGCCGCCACCGTGCAGCGCATCGAAACGCGCCTGGCCAAAGCCAGCAAGGCCCGCGTAGACCTGCGCGACCCCTACGCCAACTACAATAAGATGACGCTGGCCGAGGCCGCCGCCGCTTATCCCAACCTGGCCCTGCCGCTCACGCTGAAAGAAGAAGGCCTGGGCGCGGCCAAAGAGGTTATCATCGGCCAGCCCGAGTTCCTCAAAGAAGTGAGCGCCATGCTCAAGGACGAGCCCATTGCCGACCAGAAGCAGTACCTGCGTTTCCACCTGGTGACCAGCGTGGTACCGGCATTGCCCAAGGCTTTCGGCGACGAGGGCTTCAAGTTCTCGCAGGTGCTGAGCGGCGCCAAAAAGCAGCAGCCCCGCTGGAAGCGTATGCTGGGCTCGACGGACCGCGCCTTGGGCGAGGCGTTCGGCCAGCTCTACGTAGACAAGGCTTTCTCGCCCGCCGCCAAGGCTCGCGCCAAGCAGATGATTGAGAACCTGCGCACGGCCTACGGCGAGCGCATCAAGGCCACCGACTGGATGAGCGCCGCCACTAAAACGGAGGCCCTGAAAAAGCTCAACGCCTTCACGGTAAAAATTGGCTACCCCGATAAGTGGAAGGACTATTCAGCCCTCACCATCGGCCGCGAGTCGTACCTGAACAACATTCTGGCTGCGCGTGAGTGGGCCAGCAAGGACGAAATCAGCCACTTCGGTAAGCCGATTGACCGCAACGAGTGGGGCATGACCCCGCCCACGGTGAATGCTTACTACAACCCGCCGATGAACGAGATTGTGTTCCCGGCCGGCATTCTGCAGCCCCCGTTCTACGACCCCAAGGCCGACGACGCAGTGAACTACGGCGGCATTGGCGCCGTGATTGGCCACGAAATGACTCACGGCTTCGACGACCAGGGCCGGCAGTACAACTCCGAAGGCAACCTGAAAGACTGGTGGACCAAGGAGGATGCCGACAAGTTCAACGCCAAAGCCGCCATCGTGGGCAAGCAGTACGACGCCTTCTCGCCCCTTGACTCGGTGCACGTGAACGGCAAGCTGACCATGGGCGAGAACCTGGCCGACCTCGGCGGTCTCACCATTGCCTACCAGGCGTTTGAGAAAACCCCGCAGGCCAAAGCCCAGGCAAAAATCGACGGCTTCACGCCCGAGCAGCGCTTCTTCCTGGCTTACGCCCAAATCTGGCGCACCAACGCCCGGCCCGAGTACCTGCGCCAGCAGGTGCAGGTCGACCCGCACTCGCCGGCGCAGTTCCGTACCAACGGCCCGCTGATGAACATGCCGGAGTTCTACAAAGCCTTCGGCTGCCAGGACGGCAACAAGATGATGCGCGCTTCGGCCGACCGGTCCAAAATCTGGTAG
- a CDS encoding TonB-dependent receptor — protein MKQFVTALLFVLLTLPALAQTTFSIRGRVLDKVTGETLPGATVQVTGNGKNTGAGADANGGYKVSNLPAGTYTVQASFIGYKVNTQTVKISTQSVVASFSLASDNASLDEVQVVASQAQERETPVAFAAVNEVKLRETLSNRDLPMILNETPGVYATQGTGGGTGDSRINVRGFDQRNVAVLINGVPVNDMENGQVYWSNWDLGDVTKSLQVQRGLSAAKITVPSVGGTINVLTKGFDDKRSVVARVEGGSNNYQKYSLMLSSGQLKGDWAVTAYGARRTQDGWVDKTFDDAWTYFGTLSKRIGKHTLSLTGMGSPQSHGQRIPFGERIGTYSNEKARELGAALGADRGFRYNKGWGYLDRYTLDASGNRISHGQEVVNERVNYFYKPQLNLNHFWNVTDRLFISTVLYASQGTGGGSQGAGTSSTLPVDAAGQDDFQKVYDTNYKNVKADGQRQSTQFLANNVNSHRWAGLISGFDYLLKPSLTLSAGVDARYYYGTHYRQVRDLLGGDFALGSGNSINRNADANTRLRVGDKFGFYNDSKTGWLGGYGQLEYKTQLLSAVVSGTVSRISYARIDYFQAKQVTLDGKNYDVPFGAAPVVVNGQSYTNADGHYLEGAPVNITGYSVKAGANYNLTEHDNLFANVGYNSKVPFYQFVFSNTGQKYNDIRNEGITSLELGYGINYPSLKVTLNAYYTYWTNKTSNSISGLGDDAVLNSVRNVDARHMGIEMSVAQEVSRRLQLNAAISLGDWRWAGNGVVNQFDVNNVQVGATDQPIYLKDVHVGDAAQNQFQVGMRYEPFSNFYIRSSFLLFTKYYAGFDPVTLLSEANRTDTYRVPTSRNLDVHLGYDLPKRLFGDKVRLGIKGSVLNVLNEFYITDVPASTSATNPSLLQGFFNRGRTFTVGLSATL, from the coding sequence ATGAAGCAATTCGTTACTGCGCTTTTATTCGTTCTGCTTACCCTGCCCGCGCTGGCCCAAACCACGTTTTCCATTCGCGGGCGCGTGCTTGATAAAGTGACCGGTGAAACCTTGCCCGGGGCTACCGTGCAGGTAACCGGCAACGGCAAGAATACCGGGGCCGGCGCCGATGCCAACGGGGGCTACAAGGTGAGCAACCTGCCCGCCGGTACCTACACGGTGCAGGCCAGCTTTATTGGCTACAAAGTGAACACCCAAACGGTCAAAATCTCGACCCAAAGCGTGGTGGCCTCCTTCTCCCTGGCCTCCGACAACGCCAGCCTCGACGAGGTGCAGGTGGTGGCCAGCCAGGCCCAGGAGCGCGAAACGCCCGTGGCCTTCGCGGCCGTGAACGAGGTGAAGCTGCGCGAAACCCTCTCCAACCGCGACCTGCCGATGATTCTCAACGAAACGCCTGGCGTGTACGCCACCCAGGGCACGGGCGGCGGCACCGGCGACTCCCGCATCAACGTGCGCGGCTTCGACCAGCGCAACGTGGCCGTGCTCATCAATGGCGTGCCCGTGAACGACATGGAGAACGGCCAGGTGTACTGGAGCAACTGGGACCTGGGCGACGTGACCAAGTCGCTGCAGGTGCAGCGGGGCCTCTCGGCCGCCAAGATTACCGTGCCCTCGGTGGGCGGCACCATCAACGTGCTCACCAAGGGCTTCGACGATAAACGCTCGGTGGTGGCCCGCGTGGAAGGCGGCTCGAATAACTACCAGAAATACTCGCTCATGCTCAGTAGCGGCCAGCTGAAGGGCGACTGGGCCGTGACGGCCTACGGCGCCCGCCGCACCCAGGATGGCTGGGTCGACAAAACGTTTGACGATGCCTGGACCTACTTCGGCACCTTGAGCAAGCGCATCGGCAAGCACACCCTTTCCCTCACGGGCATGGGCTCGCCCCAAAGCCACGGCCAGCGCATTCCCTTCGGCGAGCGCATCGGAACGTATTCCAACGAGAAAGCCCGGGAGCTGGGGGCCGCGCTCGGCGCCGACCGGGGCTTCCGCTACAATAAAGGCTGGGGCTACCTGGACCGTTACACGCTGGATGCCAGCGGCAATCGCATCAGCCACGGCCAGGAAGTGGTAAACGAGCGGGTAAACTATTTTTACAAGCCCCAGCTCAACCTTAACCACTTCTGGAACGTGACCGACCGGCTGTTCATTTCCACGGTCCTCTACGCTTCCCAGGGCACGGGTGGCGGCTCGCAAGGCGCGGGCACGTCGAGCACGCTGCCTGTAGACGCGGCGGGCCAGGACGACTTCCAGAAGGTATACGACACCAACTACAAAAACGTGAAGGCCGACGGCCAGCGCCAGTCCACGCAGTTTCTGGCCAACAATGTGAACTCGCACCGCTGGGCCGGCCTGATTTCCGGGTTCGACTACCTGCTCAAGCCCAGCCTCACGCTGTCGGCCGGCGTGGATGCCCGCTACTACTACGGCACGCACTACCGCCAGGTCCGGGACCTGCTGGGCGGCGATTTCGCCCTTGGCTCCGGTAACAGCATCAACCGCAACGCCGATGCCAATACCCGCCTGCGGGTGGGCGATAAATTTGGCTTCTACAACGACAGCAAAACCGGGTGGCTGGGCGGCTATGGCCAGCTCGAATACAAAACGCAGCTACTCTCGGCGGTGGTAAGCGGCACGGTTTCGCGCATCAGCTACGCGCGCATCGACTACTTCCAGGCCAAGCAGGTAACCTTGGATGGCAAGAATTACGACGTGCCTTTCGGCGCGGCCCCTGTGGTGGTGAACGGCCAGAGCTACACCAACGCCGACGGCCACTACCTCGAAGGCGCTCCGGTGAACATCACCGGCTACAGCGTGAAAGCCGGCGCCAACTACAACCTGACCGAGCACGACAACCTGTTTGCCAACGTGGGCTACAACAGCAAGGTGCCGTTCTATCAGTTTGTGTTCAGCAACACCGGGCAGAAGTATAACGACATCCGCAACGAAGGCATTACCTCCCTGGAACTGGGCTACGGCATCAACTACCCCAGCCTGAAGGTGACTCTGAATGCCTACTACACCTACTGGACCAACAAAACTAGCAACTCCATCAGCGGCCTCGGCGATGATGCCGTCCTCAACAGCGTGCGCAACGTGGATGCCCGCCACATGGGCATTGAAATGAGCGTGGCCCAGGAAGTCAGCCGTCGGCTGCAGCTCAACGCCGCCATCAGCCTCGGCGACTGGCGCTGGGCCGGCAACGGCGTGGTAAACCAATTTGACGTGAACAACGTGCAGGTGGGTGCCACCGACCAGCCCATCTACCTCAAGGACGTGCACGTGGGCGACGCCGCCCAGAACCAGTTTCAGGTGGGAATGCGCTACGAGCCGTTCAGCAACTTCTACATCCGGTCCTCGTTCCTGCTCTTTACCAAGTACTACGCCGGCTTCGACCCGGTGACCCTCCTCAGCGAAGCCAACCGCACCGATACCTATCGCGTGCCCACCTCGCGCAACCTCGACGTACACCTGGGCTACGACCTGCCCAAGCGCCTATTCGGCGACAAAGTGCGCCTGGGTATCAAAGGCTCCGTCCTCAACGTGCTCAACGAGTTCTACATCACCGACGTGCCGGCCAGCACCTCGGCCACCAACCCGTCGCTGTTGCAGGGCTTCTTCAACCGCGGCCGCACCTTCACCGTGGGCCTCTCGGCCACGCTGTAG
- a CDS encoding M13 family metallopeptidase, protein MTTSILTRRLALAALGFIGCAWATPALSQTAGTGFDMANLDPTASPCDNFFQYASGGWLKSNPIPATDGYWGSFDVLAEHNYATMRTILEESARKAPTAAKGTNAQKVGDFYASAMDSAAINAAGLKYLRPHLARIDAVTDLAGMQRLLADPNLALGGAWFSSGVGQDDKNSAKYAMQFYQGGLTLPNRDYYTNQDAQSKRIRAAYQTYLVNVFKMLGEPQATATAHAAAVQRIEMRLANASKRPEDLRDPVANYHKLTVAQVTAQFPNLNLPLLLKTEGLGAATDVIVGQPAFFKELSAMLKAEPMADQKAYVRWHLVNSLMDALPAAYGQEQFAFQQVLSGAKIRKPRWKRMMLSTDGALGEAFGQLYVDRAFSPEAKARAKQMIENLRVAYGERIQATDWMSAATKTEALKKLNAFAVKIGYPDKWKDYSALTIGRESYLNNLLAARVWENKYNLRKFGKPVDRGEWLMTPPTVNAYYMSSMNDITFPAGILQPPFYDPKADDAVNYGGIGAVIGHEMTHGFDDQGRQYDAQGNLRDWWTKEDGERFNARAAVVGKQFDAFTPLDSVHVNGKLTMGENLADLGGLTIAYAAFEKTPQAKGHAKIDGFTPEQRFFLGWAQVWHSSARPETVRQLIQVDPHAPDQFRTIGPLQNMPEFYQAFGCQDGNKMMRAQADRAKIW, encoded by the coding sequence ATGACGACATCTATACTGACCCGGCGGCTGGCGTTGGCCGCATTGGGCTTCATTGGCTGCGCGTGGGCCACCCCCGCGCTGTCCCAAACCGCAGGTACTGGCTTCGATATGGCTAACCTGGACCCCACGGCGAGCCCCTGCGATAATTTTTTCCAGTACGCCTCGGGCGGCTGGCTGAAAAGCAACCCCATTCCCGCCACCGATGGCTACTGGGGCAGCTTCGACGTACTGGCCGAGCACAACTACGCCACCATGCGCACTATTCTGGAAGAATCGGCCCGCAAAGCTCCAACCGCCGCCAAAGGCACCAACGCGCAGAAAGTGGGCGACTTTTACGCCTCGGCCATGGACTCGGCGGCCATCAACGCGGCGGGCCTGAAGTACCTCCGGCCCCACCTGGCGCGCATCGATGCCGTGACGGACCTAGCCGGGATGCAGCGCCTGCTGGCCGACCCCAACCTGGCGCTGGGCGGCGCGTGGTTCAGCAGCGGGGTGGGGCAGGACGATAAGAACAGCGCGAAATATGCGATGCAGTTCTATCAGGGCGGCCTCACCCTGCCCAACCGCGACTACTACACCAACCAGGATGCCCAATCCAAGCGCATCCGGGCGGCTTACCAGACTTATCTGGTCAACGTGTTCAAGATGCTGGGCGAACCCCAGGCCACGGCCACGGCGCACGCGGCGGCCGTGCAGCGCATCGAAATGCGCCTGGCCAACGCCAGCAAGCGCCCCGAGGACCTGCGCGACCCCGTTGCCAACTACCATAAGCTGACCGTGGCCCAGGTCACCGCCCAGTTCCCCAATCTCAACCTGCCGCTGCTGCTCAAAACCGAAGGTCTGGGCGCGGCCACGGACGTTATTGTGGGCCAGCCGGCATTCTTCAAGGAGCTGAGCGCCATGCTGAAAGCCGAGCCGATGGCCGACCAGAAAGCCTACGTGCGCTGGCACCTAGTGAATAGCCTGATGGATGCGTTGCCTGCCGCCTACGGCCAGGAGCAGTTCGCGTTTCAGCAAGTGCTGAGCGGCGCTAAAATCCGCAAGCCCCGCTGGAAACGCATGATGCTTAGCACCGACGGAGCCCTGGGAGAGGCCTTCGGCCAGCTGTATGTTGACCGGGCCTTCTCGCCCGAAGCCAAGGCCCGGGCCAAGCAAATGATTGAAAACCTGCGCGTGGCCTACGGCGAGCGCATTCAGGCGACCGACTGGATGAGCGCGGCCACCAAAACGGAGGCCCTGAAAAAGCTGAATGCTTTCGCCGTCAAAATTGGCTACCCCGATAAATGGAAGGATTACTCGGCCCTGACCATCGGCCGCGAGTCCTACCTCAACAACCTGCTGGCGGCCCGGGTATGGGAGAACAAGTACAACCTGCGGAAATTTGGTAAGCCGGTAGACCGGGGCGAGTGGCTGATGACGCCGCCCACGGTGAATGCCTACTATATGTCGAGCATGAACGACATTACGTTTCCGGCCGGCATCCTGCAGCCCCCCTTCTACGACCCCAAGGCTGACGATGCGGTGAACTACGGCGGCATCGGCGCGGTCATCGGTCACGAAATGACCCACGGCTTCGACGACCAGGGTCGCCAGTACGACGCCCAAGGCAACCTGCGCGACTGGTGGACCAAGGAGGACGGCGAACGGTTCAACGCCCGCGCTGCTGTGGTGGGCAAGCAGTTTGATGCCTTCACACCCCTCGATTCGGTGCACGTGAACGGCAAGCTGACCATGGGCGAAAACCTTGCCGACCTCGGCGGCCTCACCATTGCCTACGCCGCTTTTGAGAAAACCCCGCAGGCCAAAGGCCACGCCAAAATCGACGGTTTCACGCCCGAGCAGCGGTTTTTCCTGGGTTGGGCCCAGGTGTGGCACAGCAGTGCGCGCCCCGAAACCGTGCGGCAGCTCATCCAGGTTGACCCGCACGCGCCCGACCAGTTCCGCACCATCGGCCCGCTGCAAAACATGCCCGAGTTTTACCAGGCCTTCGGCTGCCAGGACGGCAACAAGATGATGCGCGCCCAGGCCGACCGGGCCAAAATATGGTAG
- the xseB gene encoding exodeoxyribonuclease VII small subunit — MTYREAIEELETILRALETDAVDVDDLTTRVERSAELIRLCRYKLRHAEASLDRVFDTLDEEEETGAPTDPEANAEDSDDEDEHDHLPGGPGRGW; from the coding sequence ATGACTTACCGCGAAGCCATTGAGGAGCTTGAAACCATACTCCGCGCCCTGGAAACCGATGCTGTGGACGTTGACGACCTGACCACGCGCGTGGAACGCTCGGCCGAGCTTATCCGCCTGTGCCGCTACAAGTTGCGCCACGCCGAAGCCTCACTCGACCGAGTATTTGATACGCTGGACGAAGAGGAAGAAACCGGCGCGCCCACCGACCCCGAAGCCAACGCAGAAGACAGCGACGACGAGGACGAGCACGACCACCTGCCCGGTGGCCCCGGCCGGGGCTGGTAA
- a CDS encoding sensor histidine kinase, whose translation MLLLVLGLVWFVVRYQRGQLQQQQQLAQMQEAAQQQALAAALVAQEDERQRIAAELHDGVGTILALAKLHLYGPGSQPSPEASALIDQAVAEVRRISRNLQPATLQQLGLAQALQALVQAVPTDNGPNVRLEQEGPLGRLIPPHELMVYRIAQELLTNGLLHAEAAHIVLHVATVPGLLTLTYSDNGQGFDLTALGELPPPGPHGQPVGMGLINLRSRVAVLGGQLHYHSEPGVGTRVEAVLPITLLPAGTPNPSFSLNS comes from the coding sequence TTGCTCTTGCTGGTGCTTGGGCTGGTGTGGTTTGTGGTACGGTACCAACGGGGGCAGCTGCAGCAGCAGCAGCAGCTGGCCCAGATGCAGGAAGCCGCGCAGCAGCAGGCCCTGGCCGCCGCGCTGGTAGCGCAGGAAGACGAGCGCCAGCGCATTGCCGCCGAGCTGCACGATGGCGTGGGCACCATTCTGGCCCTGGCCAAGCTGCACCTATACGGGCCCGGCAGCCAGCCCTCGCCCGAGGCCAGTGCCCTAATTGACCAGGCCGTGGCCGAGGTGCGCCGCATTTCGCGCAACCTGCAGCCGGCCACGCTTCAGCAGCTGGGCCTGGCCCAGGCGCTTCAGGCGCTGGTGCAGGCCGTGCCCACCGACAATGGCCCCAACGTGCGCCTGGAGCAGGAAGGCCCGCTGGGCCGGCTCATTCCGCCGCACGAGCTAATGGTGTACCGCATTGCCCAGGAGCTGCTCACCAACGGCTTGCTGCACGCCGAGGCGGCGCACATTGTGCTGCACGTAGCCACCGTACCGGGCCTGCTCACCCTCACCTATTCCGACAACGGCCAGGGCTTCGACCTTACCGCCCTGGGAGAGCTGCCGCCCCCCGGCCCGCACGGCCAGCCCGTGGGCATGGGCCTCATCAACCTGCGCAGCCGCGTGGCGGTGCTGGGCGGCCAGCTGCACTATCATTCTGAGCCCGGCGTGGGTACCCGCGTCGAGGCCGTACTGCCCATCACGCTGTTGCCGGCGGGCACGCCCAACCCTTCTTTCTCCCTTAACTCATGA
- a CDS encoding response regulator, with product MTAISASPASATPVRLAIVDDHILFRKGLRALLSGYAGIEVVCEAGNGQELLELLDQGSNPNVILMDMQMPILDGLQTTRLLRTQFPAVRVVIISMHDDPSLVSTVLAEGAHSYLVKNTSPEEMRSAVLAAAAAGSR from the coding sequence ATGACTGCCATCTCCGCTTCCCCAGCCAGTGCTACTCCCGTGCGCCTGGCCATTGTCGACGACCACATTCTGTTCCGCAAAGGTTTGCGGGCGCTGCTCAGCGGCTACGCGGGCATTGAAGTGGTGTGCGAGGCCGGCAATGGCCAGGAGCTGCTTGAGCTCCTGGACCAGGGCAGCAACCCCAACGTAATTCTAATGGACATGCAAATGCCCATTCTCGACGGCCTGCAAACTACCCGCCTGCTGCGCACCCAGTTCCCGGCCGTGCGCGTGGTCATCATCTCCATGCACGACGACCCTTCGCTGGTGAGCACCGTGCTGGCCGAAGGCGCACACAGCTACCTGGTCAAAAACACCTCGCCCGAGGAAATGCGCAGCGCCGTGCTGGCCGCTGCCGCCGCAGGCAGCCGGTAG
- the xseA gene encoding exodeoxyribonuclease VII large subunit, whose product MPLYNRRSELAPPPAPAPLGLAELLGYVRLALQQQLADSYWVVAEVSDLTLPRFAGAHCYLTLTEQTIDGRGTPLKAQARATLWSQRYQQLAPTFERATGQPLRTGLKLLLRVQVRFHEQYGLNLDVVAIDPSYTVGELALLRLKTLRLLEEKGLLERQKQLMLPLAPQRLAVISSPTAAGFQDFVQQLQEAPYDFALTLFPAIMQGDGSPASIMAALDGVRARRGQFDAVVLIRGGGSRTDLLAFDEYGLAAAVGAFPLPVLTGIGHERDEALVDLTAHRALKTPTAVAAFLVERLARLEAAVLGLGEQVVAVARRQLSQGHARLDQLSGRSRYAAHRQLDAAREALRARAHQATLAPREQLRQLAVGLGRFRHQLPRAARRTLAREQRGLRQRGRVLLRRFGRHHQRRREVLLRQRYQLQLAVERQLHRAELRLCRLAPASAPSVVGKASGTPSPHQPGT is encoded by the coding sequence ATGCCGCTCTACAACCGCCGTTCCGAACTAGCACCCCCGCCCGCCCCCGCCCCCCTGGGCCTGGCCGAGCTGCTGGGCTATGTGCGCCTGGCCCTCCAGCAGCAGCTGGCCGACTCCTACTGGGTGGTGGCCGAAGTTTCCGACCTCACCCTGCCGCGCTTTGCCGGCGCGCACTGCTACCTCACCCTCACCGAGCAAACCATCGACGGCCGGGGCACGCCCCTCAAGGCCCAGGCCCGGGCCACGCTCTGGAGCCAGCGCTACCAGCAGCTGGCTCCCACGTTTGAGCGGGCCACCGGCCAGCCGCTGCGCACCGGCCTCAAGCTGCTGCTGCGCGTGCAGGTGCGCTTTCACGAGCAGTATGGCCTGAACCTCGACGTGGTGGCCATCGACCCGAGCTACACCGTGGGCGAGCTGGCCCTGCTGCGCCTCAAAACCCTGCGCCTGCTGGAAGAAAAAGGCCTGCTGGAGCGCCAGAAGCAGCTTATGCTACCGCTGGCCCCGCAGCGGCTGGCCGTAATCTCCTCGCCCACGGCGGCCGGCTTTCAGGATTTTGTGCAGCAATTGCAGGAAGCGCCCTACGACTTTGCCCTCACGCTGTTTCCGGCCATTATGCAGGGCGACGGCTCGCCGGCCAGCATAATGGCGGCGCTGGACGGCGTGCGGGCCCGGCGCGGGCAGTTCGATGCCGTGGTGCTCATCCGGGGCGGAGGCAGCCGCACCGATTTGCTGGCCTTTGATGAATATGGCCTGGCGGCGGCCGTGGGCGCGTTTCCGCTGCCGGTGCTCACGGGCATCGGCCACGAGCGCGACGAAGCCCTGGTAGACCTCACCGCCCACCGCGCCCTGAAGACGCCCACCGCCGTGGCCGCCTTCCTGGTCGAGCGCCTGGCCCGCCTCGAAGCGGCCGTGCTGGGCCTGGGCGAGCAGGTAGTGGCCGTGGCCCGCCGCCAACTCAGCCAGGGCCACGCCCGCCTCGACCAGCTTAGTGGCCGCAGCCGCTACGCCGCCCACCGCCAGCTCGATGCCGCCCGCGAGGCCCTGCGCGCCCGCGCCCACCAGGCCACCCTGGCCCCGCGCGAGCAGCTCCGGCAGCTGGCCGTGGGCCTCGGGCGCTTCCGGCACCAGCTGCCCCGCGCCGCCCGCCGCACGCTGGCCCGCGAGCAGCGCGGCCTGCGCCAGCGCGGCCGGGTGCTGCTGCGGCGCTTTGGCCGGCACCACCAGCGGCGGCGCGAGGTCCTGCTGCGCCAGCGCTACCAGCTGCAGCTGGCCGTGGAACGCCAGCTGCACCGCGCCGAGCTGCGCCTCTGCCGGTTGGCGCCTGCCAGTGCGCCATCGGTGGTGGGCAAAGCATCCGGCACCCCATCACCTCACCAACCCGGCACCTGA